Part of the Triticum aestivum cultivar Chinese Spring chromosome 4D, IWGSC CS RefSeq v2.1, whole genome shotgun sequence genome is shown below.
GTTGTTGAATGGTTTCCCCAAATAGTCATATTTGATACTTTGTCATAGAACACACCAGCTTGTAATGCTAGCTGCAAAAACATTGTGAATGACAGATTAGTCTTGTCATTTTTTGAAATAAAATAACGTAAACACATCATAAATAATTAccccctccattccataatgtactCCATATAGATTTTTTAAAAAGTCAAtcctcacaaactttgaccaaatttgtgAACGAAACAtttacatctactccctccgttcctaaatataaggcttTTTAGATATTCTaatgcggactacatacggatcaaaatgagtgaatctacactctaaactacgtctatatacatccgtatgtatcccatattgaaatctctaaaaggtcttatatttagaaacagagggagtagaatgtcAAATATATATCATTAGATCCATCATAAGATGTagttcaatattttttatatttggtACGATtgatataaatagttttctctataaatttggtcaaagtttacaCTTTCAAGAAAAATCTATGTGCACTACATTATGGATAGAGGGAAGATTTAACATCAAGTACCTGAAACTTGGCTCTATTTTCATCCAACCTTGTCAATGCATGAAAGTTTTTTGCTGGTAAGTTAGGAGCATTTTTCAAGCATATCAAAGCACTGCAAGAAGCATATACCCCATGTTAGACATGATAACAGGATAAGTCAATAACACACTTAGCAACCAGAAAAGCTGTCCATACTTAGTGTTACAGGGGTTCCCAACAACTATGACTTTCACATTCCGGGATGCCACAGCGTTAAGTGCTTTCCCCTGAGACAATTCAAGATTTCAGCGAATAACAGCACAACTATTCGGTGAGCATTTGTTTACTCACATATCGGTTAAAATCATATTTCTGTTCAAGTTTTTTTAGCAGGTTTCATGCTGAGAAATCCCATTGTTTGTCCCCTTGAATATGCAAGAGGACGGTGCACATTTTGTATCTAAGGAATCACATAGTTCAATGTCAAAGTTTGAGATATACTTCCCCGCAAAGAAAAATAATCTGCCTCTTACACAGAAAGAGTTCTTACGATTTCACAACAGTATACTTCCAGATAATGAGGAAAACAATGCAAAAGGAAACCTGTTCAGCAAAGATTTGACCATTGATATCTACTATGCCAGCTCGCTCCATTCCAGGTCCTCTGGGTTTGGCCCCAATTAGAAGGGCCCAATCTGCATCTTCGAAGATCACATAAGGATCTATGCCTATGCTGACTTCCCTTAGCAATGGATACAATGAATCCTGCAGTTCCATAACTACACCTACAGTTGTAATGATAAGAAAGCATCAGGAAGAAGGGAGATATTGCTCTCTCTCAGTTACTCATTTATACCTGGGAGTACATATGGAATTTGGAATGTAGTTCAAAATGTGTATTATGTAGAAAATTAAGATGGATTGGTGTTGCTTCTCAAATGTGAAGGACAATAAGTGAGTGAAGCTACCTTCTAGTGCATGTACTGAACTTTCCGAGCCCAATAACTTCAGTGCTATTGGTTGGTCCTGTCCAAAAACCTCACCAGAGGCAAGCTACAAAAATTTAGTCCAATAAATGATCAGTACTACCATATGTTTCAGATGTGCTAGACGCAAAATTTCAATACAAGAATATGGCCACTCGCATTGTAATTAAACACAAAGATGATAGATCAGCAGAAATGAAAGTAATAATCAGTTATGTGCATATATAGCAGGTAGCTTCGGTTGTCGTATTGGCGAAAACAGAAACACGTGACTGTAATCATTAGTGGCAACAACAGAATGGCAGTACTTGCCACTATCAATATACTGCCCTTGCATCTGGTAAATGAGAATATTATGACTGCTACTAAGACTTTCTTTTCTATGTATTTTCAATAAAAGCAGGAGAATTGTTGACAGTGCCAACACCTCTACATAGATAAAATTTGAATATACTCGGCGCTGCTTACTTTGAATAGCAGATGATTTGATATCATCCCGGTTGCACCTGTCACAGAAACGTTCACTAATTTCTTCCAGGAGTTGGTCTTTTGATCCTGCGTTCCATTTGACAGATTAATACAAGCAGCTCTGTATTAGTTAAGCACATCCAACTATCAATATCCACTGATGAATCGAGTCATATTGTTCACTGATAACCTATCAATGTCCACAGATTAATACCTCTTGTCCTTTTTATGCattgatacatacatacatacatacacgaCAATTTATCATATTGATTGATGAGTTTTTATGGGTAATGCAATTCAGAGCACCCCTTAAATTTGCAGTAAAAAAAAAACAGTTTGGGAACTTTAAAGGTGTGCAACCATGCTATAAAGTCGGATTAATGCCTGGAGGGCGATCTCTTATTCCAGAGTTTCCCCAAAAATCTGAAAACAATTCATGTGTGGAAGACACAAAAAATATATCATGTGCATTAAAATACAAAAACAAATATCATCTTATTCTAAACCCTATCCCCCAAGCGAGCTCTGGTTCATTTTTGTGCGTGTTTTGTTTTGGTAAACTGGTTTTCATTCCAAATTAATCAACATTGCAACACgtaggaaaattaaaaaaatcaaggaAAAACAAAAATAGCACGCGACGTCATTGCGTGGAGCAGAAGGATTACCTTCCCGCAAAACATAAAAGAACTGAAAAGGAGGAGAAGCATTACCAAGATTGGCGGTGTACCTCCACTGACGCCGCGGGAAGCATGTCCACATCCTGCGCGGGAAAGAGGATCACGGATCAAGGGCGCGTCTTTCATCTGCAGTGTTAACATCCTGGAAAGCTTCCCCGGACAAGGGAAAGACCGCCGGAGTTGTCTTTGGTAGTGCTGATGAAGTTGTGTCTGCGTCCAACGTTACGGGAGAAGATATATCTGTGCCACCACCTTGGCAAGCCGTGTCACTTATTCTTGGCTCTTTCTGGGTGCAGCATGAAAGGGCTTGCCCGTGCCATTTATTTCTTGCTCCTTTCTGGGCGCAGCATGAAAGAGCCCAGCCCTGCAACAcaagtcatgcatgcatgcatatcttTTCGTCCTGGaattctctcttctcttctttcttttctttccttatTTTTCTTGGACTGTGAACTACACAGCGGCTGCTTTCCCGTGCAGCGCACGAAGGTCCAAGAATAATAAACCATCAAAACCGTATACGTCCGAGCCGTTCACTGCGTTCAGAACGAGCAGGCTGCATGGGCCCTCATTATACCAGTTTGTCCTAAAAAAACTCCATATTCGCTCCCACTCGCCCCCTTTCGTTTTCATCGTCCCCACTCTGTTCCCTTCATCTTTGCTAATGTGTGTCTTCCATAACACATCAACTTTAGACATCAAATCTTCGAACAGCAGCCATGGATAAGAAGTGGGAGAGGAAGTGATTAGTTGGAGTGCTAAAGAATACTTACCACCTAGATTACACGTGCTTAGTTGTCATGCTAAAAACGTAGTACTTACTTGCCGGATTACATGTGCTTAGTTGCCATGCTAAAAAATGCTTAGTGTTCATATTACAAGTGCTTAGTTGCCATCCTCGTGCATGGCCACCACCGCCCGGATCTCCTCGCCCCCGTCCCTTCTCCGCCACCTCACCATTCCTCCCGTGTTGCTGGCACGTGGATCAGTTCGCCGCCTCGCGCCTCTCAAGTCTCTGCATCGCCTGCAGCCGGGAGACGCTACCGCCCCATGGACTGCCTCCTTGTCTGAgaaaaaaaaaatctgcaacattaCCTCTGTTGCAAGAGGTTGCAAAAAAGATCCTGCAACAAaacctatgttgcaaaaaaaaaatccaACAAGACCGTTATTGTAAAAAGAAACTACAACATGACTTCTGTTGCAATGCTGGAGGTGTCGCTTGGCTGCTTGATGCACCAGATCTGATGGCTCGCTACCTGcctgatcttttaaaaagatcagcAGGCGGAAGCCTAGCACATCCCTTTCttattttttttgagaaaatgaAGCTTTTACCTTCTAAGCTTGTTTTCTTTGGAGCTGGGCCAGTATATGGATGTGGGTATCATTTTTCTTTGACGGGGTAACACCCAAGCATATACACAGTAGTTTTTTTTAGGGAAACAAATCAACTGTAGAGTGTATGTACCCCAGGGGTCATGTCCtatttttttctcgaatatgcatgAACGTGCGTGCTATATGTTAAAGAAGAGGATGGGAGAAGAACCCCTCCACGTTTGGTGATTACAAATACACCATATGATGGTCCACGCCTCCCTTGCGATGACACATTGAAGCAGGATGTGTTCGATTGTTTTCTCCTCCCGTGCATAGAAAGGGCAACTCTCCTGGTGATCCAAGCCATGGGATGCCAGACGGTCGGAAGTCCAACATCTGTTTGAAGTGCAAGCCATGCAAAAAAAATGGCACTGCAAGGGGCCCTTGATTTCCAAGTGAAGGCAGCCCTGGGCAACACTTGTCTTCTCCAAAACTTCGCCAAGTATGTTGTCTTGGTAGAGAAGTCACCATTAGTTTCCCAAGACCGGGAGATTGAGTCTGTGGCATCTCAGTCAAGCTGAATGTCCGTGACTTGCATCCGCAAGGCAAGGAACTCATTTAGCATTGTTTTGGTCAGCTCCGGGCCTACATCTCTCGCCCAAACTCTCCCCGGTAATGTATGTGCTACCGTTCGAGTCCTCCTTGTTTGTTACCTCACCTTAGCATGGAGGTTCGGTGCAAGCTCTTGCAGTCGGAAACCTTCCAACCATCGATCTTCCCAGAATAGGGTCATTTCCTATCTGACGCACGCCAAATGGCACTGGGGGTTGAAATTTGGGCTGGTTCATTTAGCAGCCTAGCATTTTCTGGTTTTCTCAGTTTTAGGAATTTCATCAAACTTCCGGTTTGGGTTTCTACTTTTGGTTATTTTTCTTCGTCCAAGTTTTACCCTTTTTCTCTTTTTCCTATTATTTTTATGTGTCCCGGAAAGTGTTCAGAATTGTTAAAAAGTGTTCATGTTTTTAAAGAATGTATGGGTTATAAAAGAATGTCAACATAATTAAAATATATTCACAAAAGTTGTAAAAAGCTTTCACAAATTTAAAAACATGTTCACGGTTTTTTGGAAAAATGTTCTCGAAGGTTATAAAAAATACCCTTCTTACCAAATCCAGGCCTTGTGGCCTGTCACATCCAATTAAGATTCGATGAGAGGTGCTTTGTTGGGATACTAGTAACCGTGTACGTGCAAGACACCTCTCAACTTTGAAGCATTTTGCAAGAACAGACATGCGAAGCACACAATGAGTAATTGTTATCATGCTTATAGTATTCACCCGTAAAATAAAAAATCTTATCCAACAAAATATGATGAAGATTATTAAAATTTTGATCACGATTTGTAATATCGCATTTAAACATTTAACCTAACATTGTCGTTGTAAGATTAAATGTTGAAACATAAGAAAAAATTTCAACAAAAAACATTCACCAGGAATCCTTCAAACATTTAATCTTACATTTTTGTATACGCCAAGTGCCAATTTTTATAATCTTATGTTTATAAACGAAGTTCCACTCTTTATAATTTTACTTTTTATGTATTTGTTTGAAAAAAAGAAGTTTTCACTAATGAGTTCCCAAAACTTTGAATATCAGGCATATAGAACAGATATTTCTAGTGGAAATATCATGGGTCTACACTGCAAATACAGATAACAGAGAGCGAATAGGTGTTCCTAAAATGAAATGAATGAGAAAACACTAATCTAGTTTTGAACTGTGCTTCAGCTATAGCTGAGTACCTACTGCCGAGCACGAAATAGTGACTAAGAAATGGATAAGAGGCACCCAAACCTGCAACAGGAATAATGCTTGGTTGCATCATGTAAAACTAGGTCCGGAACACATTTTATACTAGAAGAAAGAAATGGATGGTGCTGGAATTGAAGAAAGAACGATCAGCtcattaagagcatctccaacagattttttttttgagtcaaatctccaacagatgatgtaaaacAGACATGGTGCCCGAAAAGCTACTGTTTAGGGCATTTGGGCTCAAAAACAATGCTCAGCAGATGAGTATCTACATGCAGTGCTGCAAAAAGAAGTTGGGCAGCCCAAAATCTTGGCCCCTCTTGCTACATATTTGCAACACCCCCGTGGCTACCGCAAAATGCAACCAGCGCGTCATGAAGCTGCAACTTCTATAATTGTTTCTAGAGGGTTGCATGAATCGCATGGCACTCAAAGTCGTACGGTAGCCTCTAGTAGTAGAATAAGACATGGAAGATTTTCGGCGTCGATAGGCCGAAGCAGTGCCCTATGTATATGGTAGTGGCCAttatcttagggcatctccaacactgaccAGCAAACGGACACCGCAAATGTTCTTCTGTTTGTCTGGACGTGGTACGCGGGCATGATGCATGAGCTAATCATCCAACACTATTCCCAAATTAATCCGGTTGtgaggagagaggagagggggaccATGGATGTGAAGAGAGAGAAAAGATAGGAGGATCACGTGGTTACTTTCGGTTGGTCAACTAGATGTCCGGTTGCTAGGATACCGGAACCTGTACATCCAAACTGCTAAGCGGACATATAAGTGTCTCCGTTGGATGACAAAAGTGCTCCGGACGCTATGGTCCGAAAGTATAAGGGAGGTTTAAGGGTccgctttggagatgcccttattcATTGCTACGGTAGCATCATTACCCAGGTCGACTCGAACAACAGGCATGATATGCACGTGAACTAAGATCAGATGCACACTTTCCTTGTTTATGGAGGTAGTATGTTGCATGGCCCTTTATTGCTATATATGCGAGTATACGCACGAGCTAGCTACTCATCACATGCAACAACATTCAACCTCGCTTCACTGAATTATCTCTGGTGGACAGTCTTGCTCACACCGGCCGGTAGCTCAGCTTGTTGTCCTCCTGACTCACGCCTGCTATCACTTGATGATCTTCGACATAGCTTGGAAGCCAGATGACGCCGTTGACAACGGTGTGTTGGGGTAGGATGTGGGTGTCCACAGGTCGAAGATTACTTACCGGCACACACCGACAACCAGTTGGTGGAAAAGTCGTCCGACATTTCATTAATTGGCCGACTGGACAAGAAGGAAAAATCCTGATCCTGGAGTTGGAGAAGAGGCGGCGGCCGTCAACTGCGGCTTGAAGAGAAAACACTAGCACCATGATCATGATAGTAGCAATGCATCTCTTTGTGGAGGACATGGCTAGCTAGTCTCTTAAGGTTAATTCGTCGATCTATATCTCTCGAAGTAGTCTGTAGTGGTGTGGGCTTACCTCGAGCAGTATTAATTTATAGTTCTGTATGTCTACTCGGCAGGTATATTGGATTAGCATTAGCGTACAAACCACTGCCCGTGGAACACTCTAGGTCTGTGTACACGTGTATGTAGTGCTAGCGCACAAGCAAAAAATTAAAATAGCTGGCATGTATTTGATCAGCATTAACGTACACACCACCGTATGTGGAGCACTTTAGATCTGTGTGTATGGGTTCACGTGGTGTTAGCGTGCAAATTAATAAGCAATGCCAGTGACATGTATCTAATCGGCATTATTGTACAAACCAAAACCGATGGAGAACTCTAGATCTGTGCATAATGATAGTGGACATGTTAGTACAACAGTACGTAGGCAATACATTTGGCAGGTAGTAAATCAGGATTAGTGTACAAGCAATGACTGATAAAGCACTCTAGatttgtgtactccctccattcctttatacaaGGCCATTATCAAAAATACATTTCACatcaatacaaggccaccaacagtaaccgAGTCGAAAATTAATGATGTTTTTTCGTACTAACAACTTTTTAATActtacatgcatgtagtcataatgacacttaGCTACTTCCTTTCCATTCATTCGTTGCATACTTGTGGCGTATTAATGATTCCAGTTAACGAAAAGAAAAGTTGACTTGCAAAGTAGTCATTaaattttatcttggtacctgtagtatgagtttgtggccttgtataaaggaatggagggagtacatgtgataGCGTACACGCTAATGTGACCAATGCAACCGGCAATGCATTTAATCGGCATCAACGTAGAAATCGCCATCCCCGCAAACAAAAAAACCCATAGAAATCACCATGAAACACTCCAGATCTGTGTGCGTGTAATTTGTGCCTACGTACAAGTTACTTTTTTTTAGAAGAGACCTGTTGGCCCAATTTGTGCCTACGTACAAGTTACCCCTTATCTTTGCCATCCATTTATGCATCGCGATCTGTGCAGAcgcatttgtcttttttgttgctCTCAAATGACACAACATATAAACTTCAAATTTTGCAAAACAACAATACATTCTAACTACAATCTGGGAAAAAACTTTCAaattttttcatgcattttaaatacttaaaataatatttttagtcaaacaaaatctcattttctatATTTATATCGgaccaaaaaatctgaaagttttttcacacATTGATGTTCTAATATTTGTTCgatctgcaaagtttgaagttcatatgttgtttcattttagagaaacaaaaaagagaaatcttcTTGTTGTAAGTTAGTTGGAGAGTACGGATCTCAAAGCAAGGCTGGAGGGTTGAGGATAAGAGGTTCCATGTAGCCTGAGCTACAAAGGaactttgtgtgtgtgttgtgggcaagcACATATATTGCGTTTGCCATGGAGAGGGTGTTTCTTAACTGTTGGCCCCGTGTCTATACTTGGTGAAAGAAAGTGCATAGAATCGCTGATGAAACACACAGATGAACGAATGAACAAGCCCTAGATAGATATCTGATTGTGTGTGAACCGATCTGTGGTTGAATGGTCAGGAGGACAGTGGACCCGCTGCTGGATTTATTTCAGAtcttccggcgatgtgcgttcaagATGATGTGTCgtctcagtctctcggaggtggtCATAGACATAGGGTGTGCGTGCATGCGTTCATAGGAATGAGTGTATGTGCAGCGtatgcgtctgtactgtgttcgaAAAAGATATCTGATTGTGTAGAAAGACGATGTCGCCGCTGCGATTCTTGGGCTCTCTCCTCTTCTCCTCGCGCCAATGCAATCGGCGACCCTCTGGTAATTGGATTCGGAATTATTGCTCGATTTGCTATATTTATTCAAAGCCACATTAAACGTGGGATTGCCGGAACTTCCAATCATCTCGTCGAATAGTGTTAACTAATTGATGTTTAATTATCACCCTCCTCTTAAGCATCGAGAGGGCACCCGCGCGCGGCCCTCCCCTGCTCGGGCAGTGATGGCCGGCGGCGGTGCGCCACGGCCGGTGGCGGTCCGACGTCCTGGCGTGGAGGCCGGTGGCGCTCGCCGTGGTGGTGCCGCCTCTTGGCGGCGGGGCAGTCCGGTGGTGCTGgccggtgtaagtgcatctagtgccccttagtgattttggtgtattgaagacttataggttaagggaataatgtgtttatgagtgtacacaggtctataagtctatgaggagtttgatatttacagagaaagtcgacccctaaaaatgaagttcttcgactgaagactttggacttctgaagactttctgaagactttgaaagtgaagaaattggtgtgaccttgaagacttggtattcattcaaagaacatgaagcgtgaagacttttgttttcgtagtttcattttctctttcttgagtcataggaaacaccgtactgttaaagggggtcgaggaaatactaaggaaaaatttccatgtgatgctcaactcaaaatcctacacctaccaatcccttcgagtgaagccattggaaatctcatacagttcagtcatattcttcagtgaaagagacgaagttcttctggtctctgaggaatttgttctgactgaggagttaggaatttgccagtgcggattgcctacatagtgagaaacatgatagccctgaggaatttgaacctaaatttccgaccattgttgtgctatgcgccagctgtcccaaaatatctacccacctaacggtcatatcattgaagggcatttatgtcttatcatgtcgggctgctccctaggctataaatagccgccccctacaaccactagctggttggctgcttcgagagaaactgacacttgtcatttgagagcatcccatcctccgaggactttgaacgaaaatcatcgagtgaggagaacccaaacccaaacacctacaaacccaaagtgattgagcatcactgaagagattgatcctgcgtggatccgacgcttgttacctttgaagactgtgcttcttccagacggttaggcgtcatggtctagagcatccaagaggaattgtggatcgccaagtgaccgagtttgtgaaggttcggaagtcacctgaagacttaccacgagtgattgggcgaggtctgtgtgaccttagctcaaggagaatacgctgaggactgtgtgtccgggactatgtgtcctcaggtttaaatacctagccgctccaaccagatgtacaactgagacagcagtcggaactggtctaccaaatcattgtcttcaccaagcttactggttctatttcctcaactctttcatttcctcattacagttgttgtgtgcttgttcatatctgtttgaagactttgactgaagactttctcaatttcatcagttcaatttcttcagtttgtttgtcttcatcctgtgtttatgctttctatactctgtgcttgtctttatttcatcatgatgaccatgcttgtgttctgctatgtttacttttgagtacttattccgctgcaagtagttcttcgctaaggaatttcctcacccgcaaattcctcagtgaagaatttataaaaatcacctattcacccccttctagtcgatataacgcactttcagccggCCGGTGGCACGTCCCCGGCCAAGAtctgtgtaggagatatgccctagaggcaataataaatgttattgattatctccctgttcataattgtgtttatgttccatgctataactgctgtggttcccgagcccgtatatccatacaggctctggggagaacccatatgcacgtgtggaataataaacggtaaaatgtattcctagtcgtgcctctaagactagctcaagtgttgcatgatgattatgttttcccaatcatgggcatgtctatgccaagcaactttgagggcacaatgtcaggaaggacatttgtgttgaattgacccgaattgatgttatgctatgagatacattcgtcacaagttaatggtttataacacagagatagttaatgtttgcataattccttagaccatgagagtatcgagtttcttcatgcttgcttcatgaactttggggtttgttaaacgtcatccgtaactggatggctattacggcggcttacgggttcatgggaaagtatgttaagtaacttgatagctcgagattgggatttgctcctccgacgatggagagatatactcgggccctctcggtgttacggtgtccatcatcgtctcgccagacactttgtgatttgatcacggggatgccggaacacgaaacgagaaaagagaacaaaaccggtaacgaggtaacttgcatagtggacaaagtgttagcccacggggatgcaataaatctcacctcaggtgtttgtgatatatcgtgaagcaacaggaatagctcacctcaactggaggttcactcgaatattcattcgtgtgggtataggggtcaatatgggtgtccacggctccaatgttgatcattgatcggaaggggttccaggtcatgtctatacttcaccgaacctatagggtcacacgcttaagggtcatctatctgctgaatactagacagggagtctgagagaaaatcaccgaaaaagtttcggacagcggaatcgtaccgcagagagaggtcaccggatgagtttcggtggaaccgaaaaagttgtttcggggtatgccattaagtcaaaatggtttcggcacatgcctgataattcttggagggtgccagaatcattttggaaactttttggaattttcagaaataaaaaccgaaaatgtttcggagctgccggtacagctttggctgtttttcgcagatgaaattcactaatctgaaattgtttcagaacgaatccaaaatcattttagtgggtactggaattattctaagacccacagaaatattttcggatttagtggacgcgaaaaattgtcttcatgaatagtgaaaacgcattcttgtttgcttttcgcagatgaaaatcactaaaccgaaactGTTTCGGAACGCGTTTAAAATTatttttagtgggtactggaaatgttctgagcccacataaatattttcagttcgaacggacgctgaaaaatgtcgtcatgaatagtgaaagtgctttttgcttggcttcttggagaagccaccttgagggcctttttggtatttccccccttggcttcttggagaagccac
Proteins encoded:
- the LOC123097218 gene encoding malate dehydrogenase [NADP], chloroplastic, which encodes MLTLQMKDAPLIRDPLSRAGCGHASRGVSGGSKDQLLEEISERFCDRCNRDDIKSSAIQSKQRRLASGEVFGQDQPIALKLLGSESSVHALEGVVMELQDSLYPLLREVSIGIDPYVIFEDADWALLIGAKPRGPGMERAGIVDINGQIFAEQGKALNAVASRNVKVIVVGNPCNTNALICLKNAPNLPAKNFHALTRLDENRAKFQLALQAGVFYDKVSNMTIWGNHSTTQVPDFLNAKISGRPVKEVIKDTKWLEEDFTITVQKRGGVLIEKWGRSSAASTAVSIVDAMRSLVTPSSEGDWFSTAVYTTGNPYGIAEDLVFSMPCRSKGDGDYELVQHVAMDDFLWDRIKKSEAELIAEKRCVAHLIGEGNALSDLPGDTMLPGEM